From the Astyanax mexicanus isolate ESR-SI-001 chromosome 9, AstMex3_surface, whole genome shotgun sequence genome, one window contains:
- the mvda gene encoding diphosphomevalonate decarboxylase, with translation MPENSSSSSQRLTVITCTAPVNIAVIKYWGKRDEELILPINSSLSVTLHQDQLKTTTTVACSRSFQEDRIWLNGKEEDINQPRLQSCLREIRRLARKRRSDDDPSNDISLSHRVHICSVNNFPTAAGLASSAAGYACLVYSLSRLFGVEGELSGVARQGSGSACRSMYGGFVQWKMGEREDGKDSLAEQVAAESHWPELRVLVLVVSAERKPVGSTSGMQTSVKTSQLLKHRADSVVPGRMEEMISAIQKRDFATFAELTMKDSNQFHATCLDTYPPIFYLNDISRRVISLVHRYNQHYQETRVAYTFDAGPNAVIYTLQEHVPEFVQAVRHFFPPETNGGEFVKGLSVDSASLSEELKRAIGMEPVPKGISYVISTQVGPGPCVVEEPNLHLLGPDGLPMKST, from the exons GGGGTAAACGTGATGAAGAGCTCATTCTGCCTATAAACTCCTCACTCAGTGTCACTCTGCACCAAGACCAG CTCAAAACAACCACAACAGTGGCATGCAGCAGGAGCTTTCAGGAGGACCGCATCTGGTTGAATGGAAAAGAAGAAGATATAAACCAGCCCAGGCTGCAGTCCTGCCTTAGAGAAA TCCGTAGATTAGCTCGGAAAAGGCGGAGTGACGATGATCCCAGTAATGACATCAGTTTGTCTCACCGGGTTCACATCTGCTCAGTCAACAACTTCCCAACAGCAGCTGGTCTGGCGTCCTCTGCAGCTGGTTATGCCTGCCTGG TGTACTCCCTGTCCCGTTTGTTTGGGGTTGAGGGGGAGCTGTCGGGGGTGGCGCGGCAGGGTTCAGGCAGTGCCTGTAGGAGTATGTATGGGGGCTTTGTCCAGTGGAAGATGGGTGAAAGAGAGGATGGGAAAGACAGCCTGGCTGAACAAGTCGCAGCTGAGAGTCACTGGCCAGAGCTCAGAGTGCTGGTCCTGGTG GTCAGTGCAGAGCGGAAGCCTGTTGGAAGTACCTCTGGCATGCAGACGAGTGTTAAGACAAGCCAACTGTTGAAG CACCGTGCAGACAGTGTGGTTCCTGGCCGTATGGAGGAGATGATCAGTGCCATCCAGAAACGTGACTTTGCAACTTTTGCGGAGCTGACCATGAAGGACAGTAACCAGTTTCATGCTACCTGTCTGGATACCTACCCTCCCATATTCTACCTTAACGACATTTCACGAAGAGTCATCAGCCTGGTCCATCGCTACAACCAGCATTACCAGGAGACCAGA GTGGCATATACTTTTGATGCAGGTCCTAATGCTGTGATCTACACTTTGCAAGAGCATGTGCCTGAATTCGTCCAGGCTGTTCGTCATTTCTTCCCTCCAGAAACCAACGGTGGAGA GTTTGTAAAAGGCCTCTCTGTGGACTCTGCCTCGTTGTCTGAAGAACTGAAGAGAGCCATTGGGATGGAGCCTGTTCCGAAGGGCATCAGCTACGTCATCAGCACTCAG gttggACCGGGTCCGTGTGTGGTGGAGGAACCAAACCTTCATCTGTTAGGCCCAGATGGACTTCCCATGAAGAGCACCTGA